The window tttaGAGGGTGAGTGTGCTTCAGAGGGGTTTTGGTaatgtgggtttgttttttttaataccaagGCCAGCAGAAATGCCAATTTGAAGCCTTTCTCACAGCTAGGAAAGAATGAAAGCATGCCTGTATCTCATGGATCCTCTGATATGTTCAGGCTTCAGCCTTTTATTGAGGCTGTTAATATAGCCTGTCTTCCATATTCTTGTTTTCTCAAATGTTTAGAGAGCAAATATGAGTCATCTCCCTTTAGTCAGGCTACAGATGTAGAAAAAGCCTGAAATTATTGTTATTCCTATTCTGAATAAACATGGAGGGTATGTTTCCTTGGTTACAAAAATGGCAAGTGGTGGTGAAGAGAATCCTTGTATCACTTATTCCAGTACGATCCTTTCTTCTTGGATTTCTCCCATTAAGCACAAGGACCAGGATCATCAAGGACAGGTGCAAAGTACAGAATTTGTGACATTATCTtactgctgctcagggcactgTTGGCATTTGGACTTGGTGGCTTCACTGGGAGTGAAaggagctgtgtgctctggCAGGATCAGGTTCAGAGAGTCCTGGAAGAAACCTCCAGGTCTGTTAATTCTGCTATAAACAGACCTGGAAGGAGGTAAAAGAAGGATTTGCTGAAGACTGGAGTGAAattctgggagctgcaggcatGGCCACCCATGGGATTTTTGGTGATGGGATGCCAGACTGGTCATGTATAAACTGTGCTAGCACAGCGTGAATCAGTTTGCTTGGCTTTCTGTGCAAGCTCTTCTGGTGTTCCAAAACTAATAACTCATTTAGAAAAGGCTAAGTAGTCCCTGAATAAGCTGTCATCAGAGATGACAAGAATGAATTACTACAGTGTAGCACCACAGGAAATACTCAGCAGCAGATGTGGGGAAAAGTAGCTTTGTCTTCACTGTCCCAATTGTCTCACCATCTTTCTGCACTAGTTCACGGGTCCAGGCCACTTTTCCACCCATCCCTTGGGGACAAGATGGTGCTGTTTCATGTTGATCCTCCCAGAGTTCTCCCAACGTGCTGACCTgtcttcctgttttgtttttttcataggCTATCATTCTGGTACATTGGCTGCTCACAGTGTGGTGAGTGATTAGTGTCTGGCCTGGGGGAGAAGAGGGTCCTTCAAACTAGGAATGTGATGTTCCCTGGGAATCAGCACTCCCTGTTCGGGCCTGTGTGCAAGAAGATCCCAAATCTAAGAGTGAGGTGTTTGTAAGGGAACAGGGATGAAACCAAACTGTTGCAGGCATATTGTGAAtgtgagccttttttttttttttttttttttttttttgtctcatttggCAGGGGATGCATGAATTACATGTTGCCACTGTCCTATGCCTGGGGGAATTTCAGTGTCCTTGCAGTGGGGATCTGGGCCATTGTGCAGCGCGATTCCCTTGATGCCATAACGATGGTGAGTGTAAGAGTATTGGTCTccctcaggctgctcaggaagaGGGTGGAGGCAGAGTCTTTGAGCTAGTGATGATTTTCAGCTGTTCCCAATACAGCAGTTGCCTGTTTGGGTGGGTTTGTGTTTAAGAGAGCATATAAATCTATGAACTCTGTAAACCATGGCAAGAAGCACTCAcatcaattatttttcttctcagagatGAAACATACttgattcttctttttttatacCTGCTGTTGTAACTTGTAATGCCAGATGAGGACTCAAAGTGTTTAATATGCTTGAGTTGGAGGGGCTTTGTAACACCTTTTTCTGAACATTGAATAGATTggcaaaccaaaataaacaattCTGGAATATATTATGAGAAGATATCTGACAGGAAAAGGCACAAAATACAAGATCATTCATGTAGGAGTATCTGTCTGCCTGGGGCAGTACCTGGAGGTCTTCACTTAGGGTGAAGCATGATTGTGCAACATAGATCTTGCAGGAAACAGATGCTGACTGTTACTGTGGTTAAACCCTTGTTCTGTTCATGTCCCATTCTCTGTCCTTGTTTCCAGTTCttggctgggctgctgctcacAGTCCTCACAGACATCATTCACATCTCTATCTTCTACCCTTCACAAGACTTCCTCAGTGATGCGAAGCGTTTCAGTATAGGCATGGCCATCTTCAGTCTCCTCCTCAAACCTGTGTCCTGCTATTTGGTGTATCGAATGTATCGGGAGCGTGGAGGAGAGTACACCTTTAACATAGGTAGGAtgctttttctgcttccatGTCAGAGTGGGCCACCTCCTCAGGACAGCCTTGCCCTCCTTTCCAGGCAGACAGGTGTTTGCTCTGTCTTGCTTGTGTTTGTTCTTCCATTTTGTTGTTCTGGTGTGTCTTTGGtcttaaatttatattatttctctctccccttgcaAACTTGAAGTTTTTGACAGCCATTTTGCTCACAATGGTGTTGAGaggcttttcctctcttcctcctcctgcatttgtgtgtgtttgttggAAACTTCTGGGTGTCTTTTCTTTGTCaaccctttcttttccttctgggGGAGAGTAGAGGCAGTATTTCCTCTGGCTGGATTATGAACAAGAGGGAAATAAAGCTGGATTTCTCACTCCGTGCTTTCTGTGGGCCTCACATGTCCCTATTTACCTTGATTGCTTTGGTCTTTGTTCCTCACATGGAAAATGGGACTAATGTTTACCTGATGGGATTTAGCTTGGAGacacttcttttttcccctggttgTATTTGATAATGATAATGTAGAAAATTTGCCAGAGAGAATAGGCTGTGGCTAGATGGTAGGGGTCTTGGTGAGCTTTGGCAAGCATTCCTGTACTAGTTCATACctgggcagctgccagggaTTGATTGTTTGCCAGGGATTGTTGTTTGAATTCATGCTGGCAAAACCTGCAGCCTGTCACAGTTTTGTTTGTCATCCTAAAAAGCCTGTGCAGGACAAAAGATGGTGTACCTGCATTAAAGTGTCTGGAAGCTGTCTCTTATTCTGCTTCGGTGGTAGCAAAGATCACACTCCTGTGAAAAGAGGTGTAAacctgcagaggaggagaagccATGGAAGGAAACCATGGCTTAGGGCTCTGTGTGCTATTTGTACCTCTGCTAGTGCAGTGTGGATGTCGTCTCTGCCAGCTACTTGTGAAAATCCAGATGGATAGGTCTTACCTAGGTCAGGAGGCATGTAAATCACATGCAGTGCCTTTTTTTGTGTCAGTTTTTATTAGCTGCTCACTGTGCCTGTCACTGGGATTCAACATGTATATCCCATAGAAAGTATAGGTATCAATTGAGGAGTTCATCTCTTTGCTTGGAATTTGGCAGCACTTCTTTTCAACCACACTATCCCAAACAGAGTCTCCTCTCAGGCACAGGTGGGAATTCAGACACTTTGTAGTTTCATAGCCTCTCCTGAACTGTCTTTCGTACAAGATTTTCAGTACTGTGTGTTCTTTTGTGCTGAATGTGCTTGACAAATTTCCTGTCATTCTCCTGCTATCTGGCATTTTCTTTTGAACCCAGCAGTGTTGAAATTTTCCTGGCCTTTTCtatcttgttttccttctacATGAGGTCCCTGTTTGTTGCTTGGGAGCATCCTTGCTGCTTAGAATAAATCCCTCATAGTCTGGTGGCTGTCTGTGACTCAGGTTGCTTTCTCCCCACGGCAAAGCCTGGCCCACAGATAAAGAGATGTCCATGCTCattctctgcctcctctttccctgctcATCCCCTGGACACTAATATGATTTTGCGCAGACAAATTGTTCATAGTGCAGTTAGGAGCACTATTTGATTCAAATTTTGTTCCACACTTGAGGCATAGCTGCATTATTGGGAGGAATGATTCATGGATGTATCATGCCTTTAAATCTATGCTGTCAGCCACAGTTCCTGCATCTTCTGTCTCTGTTCATTCTTCTATGAGCTCTCATACACTTTATTTTGCTGGATACACCATTGCAGGAACCTGTTGGGCTGCTAATGGGGTATTGTGGGTCTTGCTTTCCACACAGCCATGTGGCTACTAAGAGGGCGGTTCTCAAGGAAAGAATAGGCATGTTGGGAGGGTGACTTCTCTTACCTCCTGCCTGTTTAGTGAGGATCACAGACCAcaggtgctgggagctggtAAAATGTGTGCTCCTGAGCTGTTGATTTCTTCTAGAGCATTCAGTTCTTGTGCTTTTCTTTGTCCCAAGCTTGTTCTCTTCCATCTCCATGCAGGTGTCACCAGTGCAGGCCAGGACCGCAGCGCCTACGAGCCCATTGATCAGCCA is drawn from Hirundo rustica isolate bHirRus1 chromosome 22, bHirRus1.pri.v3, whole genome shotgun sequence and contains these coding sequences:
- the AGTRAP gene encoding type-1 angiotensin II receptor-associated protein isoform X1, which codes for MELPAVSLKAIILVHWLLTVWGCMNYMLPLSYAWGNFSVLAVGIWAIVQRDSLDAITMFLAGLLLTVLTDIIHISIFYPSQDFLSDAKRFSIGMAIFSLLLKPVSCYLVYRMYRERGGEYTFNIGVTSAGQDRSAYEPIDQPDVPPQWPSPGKAAQPPY
- the AGTRAP gene encoding type-1 angiotensin II receptor-associated protein isoform X2; protein product: MNYMLPLSYAWGNFSVLAVGIWAIVQRDSLDAITMFLAGLLLTVLTDIIHISIFYPSQDFLSDAKRFSIGMAIFSLLLKPVSCYLVYRMYRERGGEYTFNIGVTSAGQDRSAYEPIDQPDVPPQWPSPGKAAQPPY